Proteins encoded together in one Lathyrus oleraceus cultivar Zhongwan6 chromosome 5, CAAS_Psat_ZW6_1.0, whole genome shotgun sequence window:
- the LOC127083077 gene encoding lysine histidine transporter 2: MGIDNEKWQHEENCNVDLKQKAIDDWLPVTASRKAKWWYSAFHNLTAMVGAGVLSLPYAMSNMGWGPGVTILILSWVITLYTLWQMVEMHEMIPGKRLDRYHELGQEAFGEKLGLWIVVPQQVIVEAGTCIVYMVTGGKSLKKIHDTLCPDCRDIKTSYWIIIFASVNFVIAQCPNFNSLSIISMSAAAMSLTYSTIAWAASVKNGVVPNVDYGPRSTATVDKVFNFLSALGDVAFAYAGHNVVLEIQATMPSTREVPSKKPMWKGVIWAYLGVAFCYFPVAIIGYYMFGNSVDDNILITLEKPAWLIAAANLFVVVHVIGGYQVFAMPVFDMIETLMVKKLHFPPSFALRFSVRTIYVALTMFIGICIPFFGSLLGFLGGFAFAPTTYFLPCIIWLKLKKPKKYGLSWTINVTCIVIGVLLMILSSIGAMRNIIVQSGHYKFFS, from the exons ATGGGTATAGATAATGAAAAATGGCAGCATGAAGAAAATTGTAATGTTGACCTCAAACAAAAGGCTATTGATGATTGGCTTCCTGTAACTGCTTCTAGAAAGGCCAAATGGTGGTATTCAGCTTTTCATAATCTAACAGCCATGGTTGGTGCTGGTGTTCTAAGTCTTCCATATGCTATGTCTAATATGGGCTG GGGACCTGGAGTTACCATTCTTATTCTATCATGGGTGATTACATTGTATACTCTATGGCAAATGGTTGAGATGCATGAAATGATACCTGGAAAAAGACTTGATAGGTATCATGAATTGGGACAAGAAGCCTTTGGAGAGAAATTGGGCCTTTGGATTGTGGTTCCACAGCAAGTTATTGTTGAAGCTGGCACATGTATTGTGTATATGGTCACTGGTGGTAAATCATTGAAGAAAATTCATGACACTCTTTGTCCTGATTGTAGAGATATCAAAACATCgtattggattattatttttgCTTCTGTCAACTTTGTTATTGCTCAATGCCCTAACTTCAACTCCCTTTCTATTATATCTATGAGTGCAGCAGCTATGTCTTTGAC ATACTCAACCATAGCATGGGCTGCTTCGGTTAAAAATGGGGTTGTGCCAAATGTGGACTATGGACCTAGATCAACTGCCACCGTTGATAAGGTATTCAACTTCCTTTCTGCATTGGGAGATGTAGCATTTGCTTATGCAGGTCACAATGTGGTTCTAGAAATCCAAGCAACTATGCCATCAACCCGTGAAGTACCTTCCAAGAAACCCATGTGGAAAGGAGTTATTTGGGCATATCTAGGAGTTGCATTCTGCTACTTCCCAGTTGCAATCATTGGATACTATATGTTTGGTAACTCTGTTGACGATAACATCCTTATCACACTAGAAAAACCTGCTTGGCTCATTGCTGCTGCTAACTTGTTCGTTGTTGTCCATGTTATTGGAGGCTATCAG GTATTTGCAATGCCGGTGTTTGACATGATTGAAACTCTCATGGTTAAGAAATTGCATTTTCCACCTTCTTTTGCACTCCGATTTTCAGTTCGCACTATATATGTTG CATTGACCATGTTCATTGGCATATGCATCCCTTTCTTCGGTTCACTTCTTGGATTTCTAGGAGGGTTCGCATTTGCCCCAACAACTTACTTT TTGCCTTGTATCATCTGGCTTAAACTCAAGAAACCCAAGAAATATGGCTTGTCTTGGACAATCAATGTG ACATGCATTGTCATTGGAGTCTTATTAATGATACTATCCTCAATTGGTGCTATGAGGAATATCATCGTACAATCCGGGCACTACAAGTTCTTCTCATAA